CCCTTCCTAGTGCTGGTTCTGTCTTGTGGAGGGGGACCACTGCTGTACCTTcgcatgacatttttttttctgaggcttATAAGCTCCTGAAGAACAGCCCTTCCCTAAGCGTGGGAAGCACCAGTCTCCAGCAGACACCCAACCTGCCCGGTGCCTGGAAATGCAGGGCCAAATTGCATCTGAATTCCCCATGGGAGCCCATCTAGCCAGGAGCATCGCCGGTGCGGGACCACCAGGCCAGTAAGAGGACAAAATCTTACGTCTTCCAGTGCTTGACCTCCGACGCtttgcagtgctgctgaagAAACATGTTGATGCGGTCCCCGATTATGGTCAGGCTTTCCTTCGTGtacttcacttttttcttcttggggaggtgctggggcaaATGCAGCTTCCTGAGAGACTTCTTAAAGGGTCTCAGGAACTCCTTGCACTGTAAGGGAAGTGTTGGAATAGGCACTTAGCACTCAATCGGGGGCTcaggcactgctttttgttaATGAGCTGATTAAATAGCTGGCTGGGATCATCAGGGGAGCGTTGTCTGAGCGCATTgtgtggggatgggggagatGGGGTGCACCCCAGCAGGTCCCTTGCCAGAGGTTCCCATCGCCCCGCAGGAGCCCGTCCTGCACCTCGCCAGGTTCACCACGCCCTGGGCACAGCCTGCGGAAGGGAATTGAGGGATTTCCACCTCTGGGAATTCCCTTCTGACATCACAGGGTGAAACATTAACTTCAGGCTACAAAACAACTGTtctgcagggaggggaaagggaactGCTGCTCACACGCTGCTGCTTCCTGTGGCCGTGCCTGGGATGGTGCAAACATCAGCTCGCGATGCAAGAACCGATGCTGCGTCTGCACGCCCTCCCTTTTGCCCATCCTCAtagttttttgtctttttttttttttttgacacttcTGAGCTGTGACCAGGCCGTGTGCGGGTATGCCTCTGTGCACCGGGAATGCAGGATGTGGGAGCGGGTGGGCAGGATGCGTCCCCGTGCAGGGCAGAGGTGTGAGACAGAGCTTTGGGGCCGTGCTGCCGGTAATATGGCTGAGCCACGCCACCGAAGCGTCATGTGAAATGATAAAGCAGCAGTACGTGTTTCCAAAAACTGAGTGGTGTATGTGAAGTGTGATTTTTGGTGGGGGCGGCTGTTTAACTCAGTGTGATGTCCAGCTGACTGGAAAACAACGATGAGGTTAACATGCAGGCGTGGAGGAAACCTGCAATGAGATGATTTATCCTGCTTTTTGCTCTCTCTCAGCAACCTGAGttaccactgtttttttttttctctaccacTAAAGTCTATTTAGCATCTCACAATTTTGAAGGTGTCCTGATCGAGGCCGGCCACGTAGCTGACGAGCGGGGTCCTGCATTGCGCAGTGTGCGAGCTGCCCGTCCCGGGGGCTGCCTCGCCCCTGGTGCCAGCCGCATCTCCCTCGGCGGTCTGTGAATTGCCAAAGCTGCAGGTTAGTCGCCCGTTGGTGCCAATCCTGCATCCTCTCCTAAAAACATTGCCAAACCCTATCCTGCATCCTCTCCTAAAAGCTGGGTACTCATTGCTGAGTCCCTTTTAGAAACCCTACCTCTAATAAATGTGGTCACTCGTTCCTAATCATCTGTCAAACAAGGGCTACTTGTTAAGTGGAAATCACAGCTACAATGGGCTCAATGTAACGTGGCGCTGCTCCACGCACAGCTTTTATGGATAGCAAAGGCACCCGGGTGGCTGCTGCACAGGTGcctggaaagcaaagcaaaatcctCAGCCACTGGGCTTGCATGTCCCTGATCCAGGGGGAATTATCTCTCGCATAGGGTGCAGGTTTTCCCTGCATCAATGTTTGTGTAGCTAACTCCTCCACttgtttttttggaaagcaaTGATTATACGACCGATTTAAACACAAGCTTATGGTGCCTCTTAAAGCATGTAGGGAGAGCAGTCCTTCCATCTTGGGCACACTCTGCTCCCTGGGAAGATCCCTTCTGGTTTAGGATTGGAATTACGAAGAGGTTTTGGAGGTGATGCTGAGGCCGGGCTCTGCTCTCActgtgcccctgcccctgctcaccTTGGCCTGCCCGGCTGGGTTgtccccggccgcccccgctcCGCTGCCCGTCTCCGCCATGGGACACAGCCCCCTTGCCTCCTGCTCGTGCCAGGTGGGAAGGGGAAGTTGCCACGGAGCCGTGTTTGAACCAAAGTGCGCTGGGGTAACCGGGGGGGATACCGGTTCCGAGTTCCACCAGCCATGGGAACAGCTGGGGCGCTGCCCGGGATGGCGCTGTCACAACGGGAGAGTCCTGCAGGGCACAGTCAGCTCTCCTGATCAGCTTTGCCATTGAATTGTGGTTTTAAGAAAATGGGCTGAAACCCCTGGGTTTTCCCCCAGGTGCTGTGCATGGAGCTTCTTAGAGCAGAGACCACAACTCCCACTGCAGTGTAATGGAAATCTGGGGGCATCTCCTTCACAGGTGGTGGTGGAAGCCACCCACAGCGAGATGCAGCTCTCCCGGGTAGCAGCTCTTAAAGctctctgttttaaaacaagaacaaattgCTCTTGCCAGGAAGAAGACTGGAAAGGCTTGGAGTTGAGGGGaatttgttttggaaacttACTTCAAGGCAAAATGCTTTCACAAATAAGAATGTGTCAGGCTGCCGTCATGCCCTGACCAGTCGGACAAGTGCAATTGTTTTGTCCCTTGGACAATTAGTGTAATTGCTGCAGCTGTGATTCAGCTGGGCTCCTGTGCCAGGTTGCTTCTGGCACCGGGAGCCATCCCGAGGGCCGTACAAGGGTCCCTCTCCCTGAGGCCCCCTGGGCACGGCGTGCAGAggcctgggctctgctcagggCAGCAGGATGGGCGCTTCTGGGGGAGCACCCACCGCGTCCCGCTGCATGACGGCACCGACTGGGGGGTCTTGGAGAGGGGATGGGTCCTTATTTTCAGTCCTTTACCTGTGATTGAATTCAGTAATGACAAAAATCCACTAAGACAAGCCCCGTAAGATGTTGGTGGAGTTTCTCCCTCCGTTTGCTTTCCACCACCCCCACGTCTGAAGTTTCGCTGTCAGCTTGCTGACGTGGGAGCCTCGCGCGGGCTGGTGCCGAGCAGGCCAAGGACAATCACCTCCTAGCGCTCTGCAGCTAGGTTTGCTTTGACCCTCTGAGGTATGTTATGACTTGTTTAATCTATACTGAGATTTTAAGGTATGTTGTGTGTTACTTAACACGAGGCAAGGTCACTGCATAGCAGAGCGGAGGAGTCACGATAGCGTGGATAAGCGTTACCTATGTGAGCTTCAGGGTTTTGCAAGGACTGCATTGGAGGTGGTTTTGTCGGAGGGGGTGTTGAAAGTGCACTTGTCTTCTTAACGCCTGTTGCCAGTGCTTCTCGTTTGCCTGCAATCACGACACCAGTCCCCGGTGTGGCAGGCAGCTCCTCTCCTTTTCACCTCCAGAGGTTTACACCAGGAAGCTGACAGTGTCCTCAGCTCTCAAGTCAGGGTGCTGAAGGGCAGCGTGGTCACAGCAAACAGGAGCACCAAGAGCAGTAAAGCTGCATCAGCTCAGGCTTTAACACGTGATAGCAGCTAGATTAAAGGCCATTCAGGAGCCCCAGGGACATACACCGGTTGTTAGCATAGGCATAACCCATATTTGCGCGCCCGTATCTGTGTACTTGGGAGATTACAGCCTCCACAGGCATGTGACAGGAGAGGCTCTCCTGATTTATCATGAGAACACTTCACGTTTCAGAGGACGGAGAAGGCCTTCGGTTCCCCCTGTAAATCCCAGTCTTTGTTCCACCTTTCGGCATGCACCGCACTCGGAGCGTAGCCAAAGCCATAAATCCACCAGCAGGAGGTTCAGGTGGACTTCCCTGGAAAGCCTTCATCTGAGGATCTCGCTGTATTTAGGTGTTGTCCATTAACCAGGCTCGCAGCAGAGCAGTGATCTTAGCAGCCTTCTCCAGCATTACTTGGTACAGTAGCAGAGCAGGGAACTAAAAAGCTGAGTCTGCAAAATGCCCCTTTCCACTGTTGAACTGTATAATAACGCTCAAACTGTACTCTAACCTCTGAACCTATAAACCTTCCCTGCCTCTTGAATTTCTTTGGTAGCACCGAGTCAGCCTTCAGTTCATTTTGTCCACCGTGTAAGGCCTGGTGGATGAGTCCGCTCCAGCGAGGTCAGGCACGAGGGATGCCTCTGAGCCTTCACCAGTCTGTGGTTGTCTCCTTTCCCCTGCCACATTGCAAGACAACATTAATTTCTACTTTGAGGCCTA
This is a stretch of genomic DNA from Anser cygnoides isolate HZ-2024a breed goose chromosome 18, Taihu_goose_T2T_genome, whole genome shotgun sequence. It encodes these proteins:
- the CHCT1 gene encoding CHD1 helical C-terminal domain containing protein 1, whose protein sequence is MAETGSGAGAAGDNPAGQAKTAEGDAAGTRGEAAPGTGSSHTAQCRTPLVSYVAGLDQDTFKICKEFLRPFKKSLRKLHLPQHLPKKKKVKYTKESLTIIGDRINMFLQQHCKASEVKHWKTVMWRFVSLFSEKDERQLQKLYKYIKSNRMDKFKLLCCHSESTDSVPGRNSRETSRSGPTTAGTLAEVPEASRNNQGANQGAEAVTTNAPTGAQPSGENDG